A stretch of the Sulfurospirillum sp. UCH001 genome encodes the following:
- a CDS encoding heat shock protein transcriptional repressor HspR: MHHGYEEPVYLISVVAKVLTIHPQTLRQYEREGLVRPSRTDGKMRLYSQRDIDKIKMIQRLTRDLGVNLAGVDIIMQLKDKIDEYEALIETLRLEVSGLSKKSTQTKNPLVKHKNSYEIILFGE; encoded by the coding sequence ATGCATCACGGATATGAAGAACCTGTTTATTTGATTAGTGTTGTAGCAAAGGTTTTAACGATTCATCCTCAAACCCTTCGTCAGTATGAACGAGAAGGGCTGGTAAGACCTTCAAGGACAGATGGAAAAATGAGGCTTTACTCACAACGTGATATCGATAAGATCAAAATGATTCAACGTCTTACTCGTGATTTGGGTGTTAATTTAGCAGGTGTTGACATCATTATGCAGCTCAAAGATAAAATCGATGAATATGAAGCATTGATTGAAACCCTTCGTTTAGAAGTGAGTGGTCTTTCTAAAAAAAGTACACAAACTAAAAATCCATTGGTAAAACATAAAAACAGTTACGAGATTATTTTATTTGGGGAGTAA
- a CDS encoding DnaJ C-terminal domain-containing protein, whose translation MSKSLYETLDVSPDASADEIKKAYRRLARKYHPDINKDAGAEEKFKEINAAYEILSDEQKRRQYDQYGDSMFGGQNFHDFAHSQGGANLDDILRSIFGGGGGFGGFSSSRGGFGGFGGSSFGGGGFGGFGEPDLDVSAKIVIPFNVAILGGKHSLSYNNESFDVKIPAGIKNGEKMRVKDKGKSFQGQKGDLILSVEVASSPEYTREGDDLIKTIDVPLKTALFGGKITVDTLYKEITLKVKEDTKNGQKFRVKEYGALNRKTQTKGDLYLVANIVLPPVASLDSSLKAMMESHLPN comes from the coding sequence ATGAGTAAAAGTTTATATGAAACATTGGATGTCTCCCCAGATGCCAGTGCAGATGAAATAAAAAAAGCGTACAGAAGATTAGCGCGTAAATACCACCCAGACATCAATAAAGATGCAGGCGCGGAAGAAAAATTCAAAGAGATTAACGCTGCGTATGAAATTTTGAGTGATGAACAAAAACGTCGTCAGTATGATCAATATGGCGATAGTATGTTTGGTGGTCAAAATTTCCATGACTTTGCACATTCTCAAGGTGGCGCAAATCTCGATGACATCTTACGTAGTATCTTCGGTGGCGGCGGTGGCTTTGGCGGCTTTAGTAGCAGTCGAGGTGGTTTTGGAGGATTTGGTGGTTCGAGTTTTGGCGGTGGTGGTTTTGGTGGCTTTGGTGAACCAGACTTAGATGTTAGCGCTAAAATTGTTATTCCTTTCAATGTCGCTATTTTAGGTGGAAAACATTCCCTCTCTTATAACAACGAGAGTTTTGATGTCAAAATTCCAGCAGGTATTAAAAATGGCGAAAAAATGCGTGTCAAAGATAAAGGAAAATCGTTTCAAGGACAAAAAGGCGATCTCATTTTAAGTGTTGAAGTGGCTTCAAGTCCTGAATATACTAGAGAAGGTGATGATTTGATAAAAACCATTGATGTTCCTTTAAAAACGGCACTTTTCGGCGGTAAAATCACTGTAGATACACTTTACAAAGAGATTACACTGAAAGTAAAAGAAGATACAAAAAATGGACAAAAATTTAGAGTAAAAGAGTATGGTGCACTAAATCGTAAAACACAAACAAAAGGCGATTTATACTTAGTGGCCAATATTGTTCTTCCTCCAGTTGCTTCATTAGATAGTTCCTTGAAAGCAATGATGGAATCACATTTACCAAACTAA
- a CDS encoding Do family serine endopeptidase: protein MKKMIFLSLIASISLYAATIEIAQMPKDSERQDATSQNVILSYHNAIKDAKKSVVNIATTKKSKQNDQLNELMQNPFFKEFFGNRLPELKQQERKSHSLGSGVIISANGYIVTNNHVVEGADEIVITLPDDEKEYKAKIIGEDPKTDLAVVKIEAKDLQVAKFGDSSNLLEGDVVFAIGNPFGVGETITQGIISALNKNNVGLNQYENFIQTDASINPGNSGGALVDSRGALIGINSAILSKGGGNNGVGFAIPSNMVQKIATSLVETGKIERGFMGVSISDLTNDLKELYENKQGALILMIEKNSPAEKGGLQVSDLILEVDGVKIKNSNELKNTVASIAPDKTITITYERDKKVKTTKVKLAKMDAEQVVASDGKSTSPIEGLSLLDINDKTRMQYQIPKEIEGVLVLEVKDESKAEKIGFREGDIIIQVEQTRITSLKDLNTALKEYKNSKKRVIINRQNYRAILVMP from the coding sequence ATGAAAAAGATGATTTTTTTATCCCTTATCGCATCCATTTCACTGTATGCGGCTACTATTGAAATAGCCCAAATGCCCAAAGACTCAGAACGTCAAGATGCTACATCTCAAAATGTGATTCTCTCTTATCATAATGCTATTAAAGATGCTAAAAAAAGTGTTGTTAACATTGCAACGACTAAAAAAAGTAAGCAAAATGACCAACTCAATGAGCTTATGCAAAATCCGTTCTTTAAAGAATTTTTTGGCAACCGTTTACCTGAGCTCAAACAACAAGAACGCAAATCTCATTCACTAGGATCTGGCGTTATCATCTCTGCAAATGGTTACATTGTAACTAACAATCACGTTGTTGAAGGTGCCGATGAAATCGTCATCACATTACCTGATGATGAAAAAGAGTATAAAGCAAAAATCATTGGAGAAGACCCTAAAACAGACCTTGCCGTTGTAAAGATTGAAGCAAAAGATCTGCAAGTCGCTAAATTTGGTGACTCGTCCAATCTGCTTGAAGGTGACGTCGTTTTTGCCATCGGTAACCCTTTTGGTGTAGGTGAAACGATTACACAAGGTATTATTTCAGCACTCAATAAAAACAATGTTGGACTAAACCAATACGAAAACTTCATTCAAACCGATGCTTCCATCAACCCTGGTAATTCGGGTGGTGCACTTGTGGATAGTCGTGGTGCTTTGATTGGTATTAACAGTGCTATTCTTTCAAAAGGTGGTGGCAATAACGGCGTTGGTTTTGCTATACCTTCTAACATGGTACAAAAAATTGCTACTTCGTTAGTCGAGACAGGTAAAATTGAGAGAGGTTTTATGGGCGTTTCCATCTCCGACTTGACCAATGATCTTAAAGAGTTGTACGAAAATAAGCAAGGTGCACTCATTTTGATGATAGAGAAAAACTCACCTGCTGAAAAAGGCGGATTACAAGTATCAGACCTCATTCTTGAGGTAGATGGAGTAAAAATCAAAAACTCTAATGAGCTTAAAAACACTGTCGCAAGCATAGCGCCAGATAAAACCATTACGATTACCTACGAGCGCGATAAAAAAGTAAAAACCACCAAAGTCAAACTGGCTAAGATGGATGCTGAACAAGTTGTTGCGAGTGATGGAAAAAGCACAAGCCCTATTGAAGGACTAAGCCTTTTAGATATCAATGATAAAACAAGAATGCAATACCAAATTCCAAAAGAGATTGAAGGTGTACTTGTTTTAGAAGTGAAAGATGAATCAAAAGCTGAAAAAATAGGCTTTAGAGAAGGTGATATTATTATTCAAGTAGAGCAGACACGTATCACATCTCTTAAAGATTTGAATACTGCTTTAAAAGAGTATAAAAACAGTAAAAAACGCGTTATTATCAATCGTCAGAACTATCGCGCTATCCTTGTTATGCCTTAA
- a CDS encoding response regulator transcription factor, giving the protein MTNVLMIEDDLELAEILTEYLEQFDITITIADDPYLGLSTLDTKKFDLVILDLTLPGLDGLEVCKEIRKRHTIPIIISSARTDITDKVTALENGADDYLPKPYNPRELQARIMSLLRRQKGVVPTEQSVQKTKDLILNEDQMIILLHGKELHLTAAEYGILGYLMKKEGGVVSREELIYNIEAISEETTNKSIDVIIGRIRQKLGENPKEPTYIHAVRGVGYKFLQ; this is encoded by the coding sequence ATGACGAATGTTTTGATGATTGAAGATGATTTAGAACTTGCTGAAATTTTAACGGAATATTTAGAGCAATTTGATATAACCATTACCATTGCAGACGACCCTTATTTAGGACTTTCTACACTTGATACCAAAAAGTTTGACCTTGTGATTTTAGACCTTACGCTTCCAGGACTTGATGGGCTTGAAGTATGTAAAGAGATTCGCAAACGTCATACCATTCCTATCATCATCTCATCAGCACGTACCGACATTACAGATAAAGTCACAGCGCTTGAAAATGGAGCAGATGACTATCTTCCTAAGCCTTACAACCCAAGAGAACTGCAAGCACGTATTATGAGTTTATTGCGTCGTCAAAAAGGCGTTGTTCCAACAGAACAAAGTGTTCAAAAAACAAAAGATCTGATTTTAAATGAAGACCAGATGATTATTTTATTGCATGGCAAAGAGCTCCACCTCACTGCAGCAGAATATGGAATTTTAGGCTATTTGATGAAAAAAGAAGGCGGCGTTGTATCGAGGGAAGAGCTTATTTACAACATTGAAGCTATTAGTGAAGAAACAACCAATAAAAGTATCGATGTTATCATTGGTCGAATTCGACAAAAACTCGGTGAAAACCCTAAAGAACCAACATACATTCATGCCGTTCGTGGTGTAGGATATAAGTTTTTACAATGA
- a CDS encoding ArsS family sensor histidine kinase encodes MTKSSIFYSITFIFAISIVSIFLALLFLLEYDKQTYTEKLNTKYSIIARATLFHLNNFITNDELKRQVQGYQMREITDKESQIHILKNAQIIQKIVDRIGTSAILRYDNDHYLHIETKYSSLLLKDEDFQPYRYDLIKMIFGVVFAIIIIAYILTIRKLKPLRKLKRQMDRFAKGDLDINCKTDGEDEISQVANSFHNAVEQINKLNHSRQLFLRNIMHELKTPITKGRISAEMLENGKQRDRLIGTFEKLELLINEFASIEQITSGEGLKNVKPYRLVDMLDEAIDLAMISPSQIEIELDDEIILHVDFRLFTTAMKNVIDNGIKYSIDQTIKIVATKEKISFISQGKPLKYELEHYLEPFVQEKNSHQSFGLGLYIVHHIVKAHHISFTYEHKDGYNYFNFEKIESLA; translated from the coding sequence ATGACAAAATCTTCCATTTTTTACAGTATTACCTTCATCTTTGCCATCAGTATCGTTAGCATTTTTTTGGCCCTCCTCTTTTTATTGGAATATGATAAACAGACCTATACGGAAAAACTCAATACTAAATATTCTATTATTGCTCGAGCAACACTGTTTCATCTGAATAACTTTATTACCAATGATGAACTAAAGCGCCAGGTACAAGGGTATCAAATGCGCGAAATTACCGACAAAGAATCTCAAATACATATTCTTAAAAATGCACAAATTATTCAAAAAATTGTCGATCGTATCGGAACAAGTGCAATTTTACGTTATGACAATGACCACTATTTACATATTGAAACTAAATACTCCTCTCTTCTTCTAAAAGATGAAGATTTTCAACCTTACCGATATGATCTCATTAAAATGATTTTCGGGGTTGTATTTGCCATTATTATTATTGCCTATATTCTAACGATTCGTAAACTCAAACCACTTCGTAAACTCAAACGACAAATGGATCGTTTTGCAAAAGGGGATCTTGATATTAACTGTAAAACTGATGGGGAAGATGAAATCTCACAAGTCGCGAACTCATTTCATAATGCGGTTGAGCAAATCAACAAACTCAATCACTCCAGACAGCTCTTTTTACGTAACATCATGCATGAACTTAAAACACCTATCACCAAAGGACGTATAAGTGCTGAAATGCTTGAAAATGGTAAACAGCGTGATCGTCTGATTGGGACATTTGAGAAGCTTGAACTTTTGATTAATGAGTTTGCTTCTATTGAACAAATTACATCAGGAGAAGGGCTCAAAAATGTCAAACCGTATCGCTTGGTCGATATGCTCGATGAAGCAATTGACCTAGCAATGATTTCACCTTCTCAAATTGAGATCGAACTGGATGATGAGATTATTTTACATGTCGATTTTAGACTCTTTACCACTGCCATGAAAAATGTCATCGACAATGGTATTAAATATTCCATTGATCAGACCATCAAGATTGTGGCAACAAAAGAGAAGATATCGTTTATCAGCCAAGGAAAACCGCTTAAGTACGAACTTGAGCACTATTTGGAGCCTTTTGTACAAGAGAAAAATTCGCATCAAAGTTTCGGACTAGGACTCTATATCGTGCATCATATTGTTAAAGCACATCATATTAGTTTTACCTACGAACACAAAGATGGATATAATTATTTTAATTTTGAAAAAATTGAGTCGTTAGCATAG
- a CDS encoding ABC transporter permease — protein sequence MQKNLSIYLVKKYLRFDKSQPFITVISLLAFFGVAIGLTVLMVAMAIMNGFDKEFEKKLFTMNYPLSIYSRSFSPVNQTQLNALKEQFPKLQFSPYISTQVIIKKGNRLEGGMLFGVNFEQEAKINSIIAEAIKGKTLDKYDLITGSEIAKNHQFSSDEKATLIFTKNDPGGMSLIPKMKRFNYQGSFRSGLNAYDKAYMYTTLDSLAQVMQYDEGHFDGIHIYSDDPFADIEKIRKALPDDLGIVGWWQMNGNFFAALALEKRALFIVLMLIILIASLNIISSLLMTVMNRRKEIALLLSLGAYKQEIKNTFFYLGLVIGGGGMLFGIILGSLALFVLGSFDIISLPADVYGTARLPLDLSMLDFVLIVLGTSVIVALSSYYPAYKATQINVLDTLRNE from the coding sequence GTGCAAAAGAATCTTAGTATCTATCTTGTCAAAAAGTATTTACGATTTGACAAGTCTCAACCCTTTATTACGGTTATCTCTCTTTTAGCCTTTTTTGGCGTTGCTATTGGCTTAACCGTACTTATGGTCGCTATGGCAATTATGAATGGATTTGATAAAGAGTTTGAAAAAAAACTCTTTACCATGAATTATCCTCTCTCAATTTATTCTCGTAGTTTTTCCCCTGTCAATCAGACACAACTGAATGCATTAAAAGAGCAGTTTCCAAAACTCCAATTTAGCCCTTATATTTCAACCCAAGTGATTATCAAAAAGGGCAATCGTTTGGAAGGCGGCATGTTATTTGGTGTTAATTTTGAACAAGAGGCAAAGATTAATTCCATTATTGCAGAAGCAATCAAGGGTAAAACTCTTGATAAATATGACCTGATTACAGGTAGTGAAATCGCTAAAAATCATCAGTTTTCATCCGATGAAAAAGCAACTCTTATTTTCACAAAAAATGATCCTGGCGGTATGAGTCTTATCCCAAAAATGAAACGCTTTAATTATCAAGGTTCATTTCGTTCTGGATTGAATGCGTATGACAAAGCCTATATGTATACCACACTGGATTCTTTAGCACAAGTTATGCAGTATGACGAAGGTCATTTTGATGGTATTCATATCTACTCTGATGATCCTTTTGCGGATATCGAAAAAATTCGAAAAGCACTTCCTGATGATTTGGGCATTGTTGGTTGGTGGCAAATGAATGGGAATTTCTTTGCTGCGCTAGCACTTGAAAAACGTGCACTTTTCATTGTATTAATGCTCATCATTTTAATCGCATCACTCAATATTATTAGCTCACTTTTAATGACAGTAATGAATAGACGTAAAGAAATTGCTCTGTTACTCTCTTTAGGTGCGTATAAACAAGAGATCAAAAATACGTTCTTCTATCTTGGCTTAGTTATTGGCGGAGGAGGAATGCTCTTTGGGATTATCTTAGGTTCATTGGCACTTTTTGTTTTAGGCTCTTTTGATATTATCTCATTGCCTGCAGATGTTTATGGTACCGCAAGGTTACCACTTGATCTTTCTATGCTCGATTTTGTTCTTATTGTTTTAGGAACAAGTGTCATTGTAGCGCTTTCTTCATACTATCCTGCCTACAAGGCAACACAAATTAACGTTTTAGATACATTACGAAATGAGTAG
- the secA gene encoding preprotein translocase subunit SecA: MLSNIIRKIFGTKNDRVVKELQGRVKKINALEPTYEKMSDEALKEAFNAFKADVQAGRVKLDDILNDIFALTREASKRTTGMRHFDVQMIGGLVLHGGDIAEMKTGEGKTLVATLPVVLNAMTGEGVHVVTVNDYLAKRDAADMSRIYNFLGLSVGVVTNDLENDAKRKEQYDADITYGTNNEFGFDYLRDNMRYSLDEKVQRQHNFVIVDEVDSILIDEARTPLIISGPANRTLDGYKIADGVAKQLTKEVDFTVDEKNRTVLMTEEGISNAEKLFGVDNLYSLENAVLSHHLDQALKARYLFTADVDYVVREGEIVIVDEFTGRLSEGRRFSEGLHQALEAKEGVMIKEESQTLADITFQNYFRLYKKLAGMTGTAQTEATEFAQIYNLEVISIPTNVPMRREDMNDLIYKTEREKFEAVIKDIKACHEKGQPVLVGTASIEKSELLHALLKKEKVPHSVLNAKNHEKEAQIIKDAGVKGAVTIATNMAGRGVDIKLTDEIKALGGLYIIGTERHESRRIDNQLRGRSGRQGDVGKSRFYLSLEDNLLRIFGSDRIKSIMDRLGIEEGEHIESKMVTRAVENAQKKVEALHFESRKHLLEYDDVANKQRKTIYNFRNELLNPNFDIDSKIKEIRFEFVTNLLFKAEIYEGIAQSEYNIERLISILQDDLNETFEIDALQGLEFEDLRALIVDTLDKNFDAKMSVVDETQRKEIERILYLQVLDNAWRAHLYQMDILKTGIGLRGYNQKDPLTEYKKESYNLFIELVEQIKFESFRTLHIVQLRDNKEEEERRAMEEMIRRMEAANANATLQHQSPYNDEDEDDKDKKTARNEPCPCGSGKKYKQCCGKSGPKKGLLA, from the coding sequence ATGTTGAGTAATATTATTCGTAAAATTTTTGGCACTAAAAACGATCGCGTTGTCAAAGAACTGCAGGGGCGTGTAAAAAAGATCAATGCCTTAGAGCCAACATATGAAAAGATGAGTGATGAAGCCTTAAAAGAAGCCTTTAATGCATTTAAAGCAGATGTACAAGCCGGTCGCGTAAAATTAGATGATATTTTAAATGATATCTTTGCTCTAACACGAGAAGCAAGTAAACGAACAACAGGTATGCGTCATTTTGATGTACAAATGATTGGTGGTTTAGTACTTCATGGTGGAGATATCGCTGAAATGAAAACAGGTGAGGGTAAAACACTTGTCGCAACACTTCCTGTTGTTTTAAATGCGATGACAGGTGAGGGTGTACATGTTGTAACGGTCAACGATTATCTTGCAAAAAGAGATGCTGCGGATATGTCTCGTATTTATAACTTTTTAGGACTCAGCGTTGGTGTTGTAACCAATGACCTGGAAAATGACGCTAAACGTAAAGAACAGTATGATGCAGACATTACTTATGGAACAAACAACGAATTTGGTTTTGATTATTTGCGCGATAATATGCGTTATTCTTTAGATGAAAAAGTTCAACGTCAACATAACTTCGTTATCGTCGATGAAGTGGATTCTATCTTAATTGATGAAGCAAGAACACCTCTTATTATTTCAGGACCAGCAAATCGTACACTTGATGGATATAAAATTGCAGATGGTGTAGCAAAACAATTAACAAAAGAGGTTGATTTTACCGTTGATGAAAAAAATCGTACCGTTTTAATGACAGAAGAGGGTATCAGCAATGCTGAAAAACTCTTTGGTGTAGACAACCTTTATAGCCTCGAAAATGCTGTTCTTTCACACCACCTTGATCAAGCCCTTAAAGCACGTTATCTCTTTACAGCTGATGTTGATTATGTTGTAAGAGAAGGCGAAATTGTTATTGTTGATGAATTTACGGGTCGTTTAAGTGAAGGTAGACGTTTTAGCGAAGGCTTACATCAAGCGCTTGAAGCTAAAGAAGGCGTTATGATTAAAGAAGAGTCTCAAACACTTGCGGACATTACGTTCCAAAATTATTTTAGACTTTATAAAAAGTTAGCAGGTATGACAGGTACTGCTCAAACTGAAGCAACAGAATTTGCACAAATCTATAACCTAGAAGTTATCTCTATTCCTACGAATGTTCCAATGCGTAGAGAAGATATGAACGATCTCATTTATAAAACAGAACGAGAGAAATTTGAAGCGGTTATTAAAGATATTAAAGCATGCCATGAAAAAGGACAACCTGTTCTTGTTGGTACTGCCTCTATTGAAAAAAGTGAACTTTTACACGCACTTCTCAAAAAAGAGAAAGTGCCACACTCTGTTTTGAATGCTAAGAACCATGAAAAAGAAGCTCAAATCATTAAAGATGCAGGTGTTAAAGGTGCTGTAACCATTGCAACAAATATGGCAGGCCGTGGTGTAGATATTAAGCTTACGGATGAAATTAAAGCACTGGGTGGTCTGTATATTATTGGTACAGAGCGTCATGAGAGCCGCCGTATCGATAACCAGCTTCGTGGACGTTCAGGACGTCAAGGTGACGTGGGTAAAAGCCGTTTTTATTTAAGCCTAGAAGATAACTTATTACGTATTTTTGGAAGTGATCGTATTAAATCGATTATGGATCGTTTAGGAATTGAAGAAGGTGAGCACATTGAGTCAAAAATGGTTACACGTGCTGTTGAAAATGCTCAGAAAAAAGTTGAAGCATTGCACTTTGAATCTCGTAAACACCTTTTAGAGTATGATGATGTTGCTAACAAACAACGTAAAACAATTTACAATTTTAGAAATGAATTGTTAAATCCAAATTTTGATATTGACAGCAAAATTAAAGAAATTCGTTTTGAATTTGTAACAAATTTGCTCTTTAAAGCGGAAATTTATGAGGGAATTGCTCAAAGTGAATACAACATCGAACGTCTCATTTCTATTCTTCAAGATGACTTGAATGAAACATTTGAGATTGATGCCCTACAAGGCCTAGAATTTGAAGATTTACGTGCATTGATTGTTGATACTCTCGATAAAAATTTTGATGCAAAAATGTCTGTTGTTGATGAAACACAACGTAAAGAAATTGAACGTATTTTATATCTCCAGGTACTTGACAATGCATGGAGAGCACATTTGTATCAGATGGATATTTTAAAAACAGGTATTGGTCTTCGTGGCTATAACCAAAAAGATCCATTGACTGAATATAAAAAAGAGAGTTATAACCTCTTTATTGAACTCGTAGAACAGATCAAGTTTGAAAGTTTTAGAACACTTCATATTGTTCAATTGCGTGATAATAAAGAAGAAGAAGAAAGACGTGCTATGGAAGAGATGATTCGTAGAATGGAAGCAGCAAATGCCAATGCAACACTACAACATCAAAGTCCATACAATGACGAAGATGAAGATGATAAAGATAAAAAAACAGCACGAAACGAGCCATGTCCATGTGGAAGCGGCAAAAAATACAAGCAGTGCTGTGGCAAGAGTGGTCCTAAAAAAGGGCTTTTAGCGTAA